In Sorghum bicolor cultivar BTx623 chromosome 8, Sorghum_bicolor_NCBIv3, whole genome shotgun sequence, one genomic interval encodes:
- the LOC8071401 gene encoding suppressor of mec-8 and unc-52 protein homolog 2, with protein MSSKKNYYKEKMMRRKEEKKEEPETPRYRDRAKERREDQNPDYEPTELGSFHAVAPPGTDLRLADAHKISIEKSKYLGGDLEHTHLVKGLDYALLHKVRSEIEKKPDAEDGKDAKSRATKEDQAISFRTATAKSVYQWIIKPQSIIKENELFLPGRMSFIYNMEEGVTNDIPTTLHRSKADCPIPEEMVTVSVDGSVLDRIAKIMTYLRLGSSGKVLKKKKKERDIKGKSNLASGDYDESVKPSQINGSTLKHQSDMPPPPAPPPRNNNFNGKEKQPVPVSRADDDDIFVGDGVDYSVPNKEMSQSPVSDMDESPHNHQKQSNFTEPMYGPVPPSEPAQAWQQQNGYDAVQAQMAAAGYQGDWSSYVYAEQQLGYPEQYVQQSTQEYDVLADPSLSQDPRFMTQADKDRGLGSVFKRDDQRLNQLREKDARERDPNFISDSYSECYPGYQEYNNEIAGSDDEDDLSKMDMGGRAKGRLHRWDFETEEEWAKYNDQKEAMPKAAFQFGVKMQDGRKTRKQNKDQKLTNDLHKINKILARKKGEKDGAEDGGHYDDDLPSSKKQRG; from the exons atGTCGTCCAAGAAGAACTACTATAAGGAGAAGATGATGCGGCGGAA AGAGGAGAAAAAAGAAGAACCAGAGACACCTAGGTATCGTGATCGTGCTAAGGAGCGTCGCGAAGATCAGAACCCAGATTATGAACCTACAGAACTTGGTTCATTTCATGCAGTGGCACCTCCTGGGACTGATTTGAG GTTGGCAGATGCCCACAAGATTTCAATTGAGAAAAGCAAATATCTCGGAG GTGATTTGGAGCATACACATCTGGTCAAGGGCTTGGACTATGCTCTACTTCACAAAGTACGGAGTGAAATTGAAAAGAAACCTGATGCAGAGGATGGGAAGGATGCAAAGTCAAG GGCAACAAAAGAAGATCAGGCAATCTCCTTCCGCACTGCAACTGCAAAG TCTGTCTACCAATGGATCATAAAGCCTCAAAGCATAATTAAGGAGAATGAATTGTTTCTTCCTGGTCGGATGTCATTTATTTACAACATG GAGGAGGGAGTAACAAATGATATTCCAACAACTCTTCATAGGAGCAAAGCTGATTGCCCAATTCCAGAG GAGATGGTTACTGTTAGCGTGGATGGTTCTGTACTTGACAGGATTGCTAAAATTATGACATACCTTCGGCTTGGATCATCAGGGAAGGTcttgaagaaaaagaaaaaggagagaGATATAAAAG GGAAGAGCAATTTGGCAAGTGGTGACTATGATGAGTCTGTAAAACCTTCCCAAATTAATGGTTCTACTCTGAAACATCAATCAGATatgccaccaccaccagctcCACCCCCTCGGAACAATAATTTCAATGGAAAGGAGAAACAACCAGTCCCTGTTTCAAGAGCAGATGATGATGACATTTTTGTTGGAGATGGAGTTGACTATTCAGTTCCTAACAAGGAAATGAGTCAGAGCCCTGTTTCTGATATGGATGAATCCCCACATAACCATCAGAAGCAGTCCAATTTCACTGAACCCATGTATGGCCCAGTACCACCATCTGAACCTGCTCAAGCTTGGCAACAGCAG AACGGGTATGATGCTGTTCAAGCCCAGATGGCAGCTGCTGGATATCAAGGTGACTGGTCAAGCTATGTGTATGCAGAACAGCAGTTGGGTTATCCAGAACAGTATGTGCAGCAAAGCACCCAGGAATACGATGTGTTAGCTGACCCTAGTCTATCCCAGGATCCGAGGTTCATGACTCAAGCAGACAAGGATCGGGGTTTAGGTTCTGTTTTCAAACGTGATGATCAAAGGCTTAATCAGCTGAGGGAAAAAGATGCACGGGAGAGAGATCCAAATTTTATTTCAGATAGTTACTCAGAGTGTTATCCTGGTTACCAGGAGTATAATAATGAGATTGCAGGAAGCGATGATGAAGATGATTTATCGAAGATGGATATGGGTGGACGG GCGAAGGGCCGTCTTCACAGGTGGGACTTTGAGACTGAAGAGGAGTGGGCCAAGTACAACGATCAGAAAGAAGCCATGCCAAAGGCTGCCTTCCAGTTTGGGGTGAAGATGCAGGACGGCAGGAAGACCAGGAAGCAGAATAAGGACCAGAAGCTCACGAACGACCTCCACAAGATCAACAAGATCCTGGCTAGGAAGAAGGGCGAGAAAGATGGGGCGGAAGATGGCGGTCACTATGATGATGATTTACCTAGCTCGAAGAAACAGCGTGGCTGA